In Streptomyces sp. TS71-3, the following proteins share a genomic window:
- the rpmB gene encoding 50S ribosomal protein L28 — MSAHCQLTGAQPGFGNRISHSHRRTSRRFDPNIQRKRYWLPSEGRYVRLTLSARGIKIVDSIGVEAAVARIRSRGVKV, encoded by the coding sequence GTGTCCGCCCACTGCCAACTGACCGGCGCCCAGCCGGGCTTCGGCAACCGCATCTCCCATTCGCACCGGCGCACCTCCCGCCGCTTCGATCCGAACATCCAGCGCAAGCGGTACTGGCTGCCGAGCGAGGGCCGCTACGTGCGCCTGACGCTCAGCGCCCGCGGCATCAAGATCGTCGACAGCATCGGCGTGGAGGCGGCGGTCGCCCGTATCCGTTCCCGGGGGGTGAAAGTCTGA
- a CDS encoding NB-ARC domain-containing protein: MRVELPPAPVYFVNRDDERERALRAVTDWRSRSRPLVLALSGPGGLGKTELAVLIARTLGERYPFTDGVLSVDLDDFRAGGVLDPGDVLTHLLNSLDVEPDQVQAQYAARCAQYWNRTSDAQLVLLLDNARYASEVVPLLPPSGSSVVIVTSHGPLHDFEAGAAVDLALPPLDEPAATELLEKIAPDRRLAADPEAARAVIRLCGGLPAALHVAGLWVRTHRLRPLSRLLADLTAELDEKGVSGVERIWDTAYADLSGPAALLYRLLAHHPGETFTLHSATALSGLGLEDCQGALEEMDRAGLLDLRLLSLTVAGQMRLPGPLRAHALRRSRREAAQGEVAEAEERLLRWFVRQAQLADRFTAGSRLTVVDLLDPVPGAPDIPLEDPEAGVDGEARAEHAARAARWLDEERHVLFACSRLAHSRGMDAEVVALSEPVWTHALDHPHQSEVIEVFRRAVDSAVRHGGNAGWLVRTRCQLARPLWESEELDEAQEQIDGAISALELLGVSDLDRKLAASAVEHRGMLKGARGEWRAALVDFTASRDMHRAIPNPYGVLLQTYRMGEASAEAGDLETAHRLLSEAHGGFVQGKRERLVGRAAFALAGVLYRLGRVGEARELYQQSLGQADKRRSGFDLGRVHDALAELETVEGHLVEAEEHRVAARTFRRRNGLL; the protein is encoded by the coding sequence GTGAGGGTCGAACTTCCGCCGGCGCCGGTGTACTTCGTCAACCGCGACGACGAGAGGGAACGCGCCCTGCGCGCCGTGACCGACTGGCGGAGCCGTTCCCGCCCGCTGGTGCTGGCGTTGAGCGGGCCCGGCGGCTTGGGCAAGACGGAGTTGGCCGTCCTGATCGCCCGTACCCTGGGGGAGCGTTATCCCTTCACGGACGGCGTGCTCTCCGTCGACCTGGACGACTTCCGGGCGGGGGGCGTGCTGGACCCCGGCGATGTGCTCACCCATCTGCTGAACTCCCTCGACGTGGAGCCGGACCAGGTGCAGGCCCAGTACGCGGCTCGGTGCGCGCAGTACTGGAACAGGACCTCTGACGCGCAACTGGTCCTCCTGCTGGACAACGCTCGCTACGCCTCGGAGGTCGTTCCCCTGCTTCCGCCGTCGGGCTCCAGCGTGGTGATCGTCACGAGCCATGGTCCGCTCCACGATTTCGAGGCCGGCGCCGCGGTGGATCTGGCCCTGCCGCCTCTGGACGAGCCGGCGGCGACCGAACTGCTTGAGAAGATCGCCCCTGACCGCCGGTTGGCCGCGGACCCGGAAGCGGCCCGGGCAGTGATCCGGTTGTGCGGCGGCCTCCCCGCGGCCCTGCACGTGGCCGGCCTGTGGGTGCGCACCCACCGGCTGCGTCCGCTCTCCCGCCTCCTCGCCGATCTCACCGCCGAGTTGGACGAGAAGGGCGTGTCCGGCGTGGAGCGGATCTGGGACACGGCCTACGCCGACCTGTCCGGCCCGGCGGCCCTTCTCTACCGGTTGCTGGCGCACCATCCTGGTGAGACGTTCACGCTGCACTCGGCCACCGCGTTGTCGGGGCTGGGGCTGGAGGACTGCCAGGGCGCCCTGGAGGAAATGGACCGCGCCGGGTTACTTGACCTGCGCCTGCTGTCGCTCACGGTGGCCGGCCAGATGAGACTGCCGGGACCGCTGCGCGCACACGCCCTGCGCCGGTCCCGGCGGGAGGCGGCACAAGGGGAGGTGGCCGAGGCGGAGGAAAGGCTGCTGCGCTGGTTCGTGCGGCAGGCTCAGCTCGCCGACCGGTTCACGGCCGGCAGCCGGTTGACCGTCGTGGATCTTCTCGATCCTGTTCCCGGTGCGCCGGACATTCCACTGGAGGATCCGGAAGCGGGCGTGGACGGCGAAGCCCGGGCTGAGCACGCCGCACGCGCGGCCCGCTGGCTGGACGAGGAACGGCATGTGTTGTTCGCGTGTTCGCGCCTGGCCCACAGCCGCGGGATGGATGCCGAGGTCGTCGCCCTGTCCGAGCCGGTGTGGACGCATGCTCTGGACCATCCCCACCAGTCCGAGGTCATCGAGGTCTTCCGGCGCGCCGTCGACTCTGCAGTGAGGCACGGGGGGAACGCCGGATGGCTGGTGCGCACGCGCTGCCAACTGGCCAGGCCGCTGTGGGAGTCGGAGGAGCTGGACGAGGCCCAGGAGCAGATCGACGGTGCGATCTCAGCCCTTGAACTGCTCGGGGTCTCCGACCTGGACCGCAAACTCGCCGCGTCGGCCGTCGAGCACCGCGGCATGCTCAAGGGTGCACGGGGCGAGTGGCGTGCTGCGCTGGTCGACTTCACGGCCTCCCGCGACATGCACCGGGCGATTCCCAATCCCTACGGCGTCCTGCTCCAGACCTACCGAATGGGAGAGGCGAGCGCCGAGGCGGGTGACCTTGAGACGGCGCATCGTCTGCTGTCCGAGGCGCACGGAGGGTTCGTGCAGGGGAAGCGGGAGAGGCTGGTCGGACGCGCGGCGTTCGCCCTTGCCGGCGTTCTGTACCGCCTCGGCCGGGTGGGCGAGGCCCGTGAGCTGTACCAGCAGTCGCTCGGGCAGGCCGACAAGCGGCGTTCGGGCTTCGACCTGGGACGTGTCCACGACGCCCTCGCCGAACTGGAGACGGTGGAAGGGCATCTCGTGGAGGCGGAGGAGCACCGTGTGGCGGCCCGGACCTTCCGGCGTCGTAATGGCCTGCTCTAG
- the rpmG gene encoding 50S ribosomal protein L33, translating to MARNELRPVIKLRSTAGTGYTYVTRKNRRNDPDRMVLRKYDPIARRHVDFREER from the coding sequence ATGGCTCGCAACGAACTCCGCCCGGTCATCAAGCTCCGCTCCACCGCGGGGACCGGCTACACCTACGTGACCCGCAAGAACCGCCGCAACGACCCGGACCGCATGGTGCTGCGCAAGTACGACCCCATCGCCCGCCGGCACGTCGACTTCCGCGAAGAACGCTGA
- a CDS encoding metal ABC transporter solute-binding protein, Zn/Mn family — MHHALVRAASAALGVALLAVGASACSTAAPSSAAGTSSDASIRVVAAEDFWGSIARQLGGSHVKVTSIISNPNADPHDYEPTAADGREVATARYAIVNGIGYDTWADKLLAANPEPARTELKVGDLVGIKPGGNPHRWYSPEDVHKVIERITADYKKIDPEHSAYYDHRARTFDDQTLAPYDDLTASLRKTYAGTPIGASESIVVPLAQSLGLRILTPESFLDAINAGTDPTARDKSTIDRQIEDKEIKLYVYDSQNSTPDVRAQVEEAKEAGIPVTAVTETLTPAGASFQDWQVRQLRALKSALAEATGRR; from the coding sequence ATGCACCACGCTCTCGTACGCGCCGCCTCCGCCGCCCTGGGGGTCGCCCTCCTGGCCGTGGGTGCGAGCGCCTGCTCGACCGCGGCCCCCTCCTCGGCCGCCGGCACGTCGTCGGACGCCTCGATCAGGGTCGTGGCGGCGGAGGACTTCTGGGGCAGCATCGCCCGGCAACTCGGCGGCAGCCATGTGAAGGTGACCAGCATCATCAGCAACCCGAACGCCGACCCGCACGACTACGAGCCCACGGCCGCCGACGGCCGCGAGGTCGCCACGGCCCGGTACGCCATCGTCAACGGCATCGGCTACGACACCTGGGCCGACAAGCTGCTCGCCGCCAACCCCGAGCCGGCCCGCACCGAACTGAAGGTCGGCGACCTGGTCGGCATCAAGCCCGGCGGCAACCCGCACCGCTGGTACTCCCCGGAGGACGTCCACAAGGTCATCGAGAGGATCACCGCCGACTACAAGAAGATCGACCCGGAGCACTCCGCCTACTACGACCACCGTGCCAGGACCTTCGACGACCAGACGCTCGCGCCCTACGACGATCTGACGGCGAGTCTCAGGAAGACCTACGCGGGCACCCCCATCGGCGCCTCCGAGTCCATCGTCGTTCCGCTGGCCCAGAGCCTCGGGCTGAGGATACTGACGCCCGAGAGCTTCCTGGACGCGATCAACGCGGGTACCGATCCGACGGCCCGGGACAAGTCCACGATCGACCGGCAGATCGAGGACAAGGAGATCAAGCTCTACGTCTACGACAGCCAGAACTCCACTCCGGACGTACGGGCGCAGGTCGAGGAGGCGAAGGAGGCGGGGATTCCCGTCACGGCCGTCACCGAGACCCTGACCCCCGCCGGTGCGTCCTTCCAGGACTGGCAGGTACGGCAGCTCCGCGCGCTCAAGTCGGCGCTGGCCGAGGCGACGGGCAGGCGATGA
- the rpsR gene encoding 30S ribosomal protein S18, with protein MPRRKETRKPVKSRRNPLDAAGITYIDYKDTNLLRKFISDRGKIRSRRVTHVTAQQQRQLARAIKNAREMALLPYSDKQA; from the coding sequence ATGCCCCGCCGAAAAGAGACCCGCAAGCCCGTGAAGTCCCGGAGGAACCCCCTGGACGCCGCGGGCATCACCTACATCGACTACAAGGACACCAACCTGCTGCGGAAGTTCATCTCCGACCGCGGGAAGATCCGCAGCCGCCGCGTCACCCACGTCACCGCCCAGCAGCAACGCCAGCTCGCCAGGGCCATCAAGAACGCCCGCGAGATGGCCCTGCTGCCCTACTCGGACAAACAGGCATGA
- a CDS encoding 50S ribosomal protein L31 produces the protein MKPDLHPGYPPVALCDRAADFAFLTGSTLASDPTPQWEDGTAHPVVGGEVSSASRPSHTGTARVLDTCGQVERFEGRYVRFEAR, from the coding sequence ATGAAGCCGGACCTCCACCCCGGGTACCCTCCAGTCGCCTTGTGCGACAGGGCCGCCGACTTCGCCTTCCTGACCGGTTCGACGCTCGCGAGCGACCCCACGCCGCAGTGGGAGGACGGCACCGCCCATCCCGTCGTGGGCGGTGAGGTCTCCTCGGCGAGCCGCCCTTCCCACACCGGTACCGCCCGTGTCCTCGACACGTGCGGCCAGGTGGAACGCTTCGAGGGCCGCTACGTTCGCTTCGAGGCTCGATGA
- the rpmF gene encoding 50S ribosomal protein L32: MAVPKRKMSRSNTRHRRAQWKATPPRLVPVTVDGVSYLVPQRLVKAYERGLLRPEDGR, translated from the coding sequence ATGGCCGTGCCCAAGCGCAAGATGTCCCGCAGCAACACCCGCCACCGCCGCGCGCAGTGGAAGGCGACGCCGCCGCGGCTCGTGCCTGTCACCGTGGACGGCGTCTCCTATCTGGTGCCCCAGCGGCTGGTGAAGGCGTACGAACGTGGGCTGCTGCGCCCCGAGGACGGCCGGTGA
- a CDS encoding metal ABC transporter permease produces the protein MSAFEHPFLVHALVAGTGIAAAGGLIGYFLVLRAQVFTGDVLGHVAFTGALAALAAGVDPRVGLFAATIAVALLLGVIGGRRRVDDVAIGSVLSWLLGLGAFFLTLYTTSRGATHGTAGVSVLFGSVFGLSGGQAWTAAATAAGICVAVLALARPLLFASLDESVAAARGVPVGALGLAFLVLTGACAAEAAQAVGSLLLLGLLAAPAGAAHRMTRRPCRALLLSVTLAVAEMWAGLALSYAVPVLPPSFAVLATATTVYGAAEAAARVRGDVPV, from the coding sequence ATGAGCGCGTTCGAGCACCCCTTCCTCGTCCACGCGCTGGTCGCGGGCACCGGCATCGCGGCGGCCGGGGGCCTGATCGGCTACTTCCTGGTGCTGCGCGCCCAGGTCTTCACCGGCGACGTGCTGGGCCACGTCGCGTTCACCGGCGCCCTGGCCGCGCTCGCGGCGGGGGTGGACCCGAGGGTGGGACTGTTCGCGGCCACCATCGCGGTAGCCCTCCTGCTCGGGGTGATCGGGGGGCGCAGGCGGGTCGACGACGTCGCCATCGGCAGCGTCCTGTCCTGGTTGCTGGGGCTCGGGGCCTTCTTCCTCACCCTCTACACCACCTCGCGGGGTGCCACACACGGCACGGCGGGGGTGAGCGTCCTGTTCGGCTCCGTCTTCGGCCTCTCGGGCGGTCAGGCATGGACGGCCGCGGCGACGGCCGCGGGGATCTGCGTGGCAGTCCTGGCGCTGGCCCGACCGCTGCTCTTCGCCTCGCTCGACGAGTCGGTGGCCGCCGCCCGTGGCGTACCCGTAGGCGCCCTCGGCCTCGCCTTCCTGGTCCTGACCGGAGCCTGCGCCGCCGAGGCCGCACAGGCGGTCGGCTCCCTGCTGCTCCTCGGCCTGCTCGCGGCCCCCGCGGGAGCCGCGCACCGCATGACCCGGCGCCCCTGCCGCGCCCTGCTGCTCTCCGTGACGCTGGCGGTCGCCGAGATGTGGGCGGGGCTCGCCCTCAGTTACGCCGTTCCGGTGCTGCCGCCCAGCTTCGCCGTCCTGGCGACGGCCACCACGGTGTACGGGGCCGCGGAGGCCGCCGCTCGCGTGCGAGGTGACGTGCCGGTCTGA
- a CDS encoding metal ABC transporter permease produces the protein MSVIRSLWAYPFMVNAFRAGTVVAVLAAVMGWFTVLRRQTFAGHTLAMVSFPGAAFATLLGVAPGLGYFGFCVGAAGVLAVLGPRETGHDAALTGTVQSALLACGYLFVALYKGFLGGVDSLLFGSFLGITDAQVVTLALIAAAALGALAIMGRPLLLASVDPAVAAARGVPVRALSAAFMVLLGAATAGASQITGSLLVFALLVVPAATAQQLTARPGLGLALSVVIALAVVWTGLAAAYYTPYPIGFHVTSIAFACYVLARLRRLAGGPA, from the coding sequence GTGAGTGTGATACGGAGTCTGTGGGCGTACCCGTTCATGGTCAACGCCTTCCGCGCCGGGACGGTCGTGGCGGTGCTGGCCGCCGTCATGGGGTGGTTCACCGTCCTGCGGCGGCAGACGTTCGCGGGCCACACCCTCGCCATGGTGAGCTTTCCGGGTGCCGCGTTCGCCACGTTGCTCGGCGTCGCCCCGGGCCTCGGCTACTTCGGATTCTGCGTCGGCGCGGCCGGCGTCCTCGCGGTACTGGGGCCCCGGGAGACCGGTCATGACGCCGCGCTCACCGGCACGGTGCAATCCGCCCTGCTGGCCTGCGGATATCTCTTCGTGGCCCTCTACAAGGGCTTTCTCGGCGGCGTCGACTCGCTGCTGTTCGGGAGCTTTCTGGGCATCACCGACGCGCAGGTGGTGACGTTGGCGCTGATCGCGGCGGCCGCGCTGGGAGCACTGGCGATCATGGGTCGACCGCTGCTCCTCGCCTCGGTCGACCCGGCCGTGGCCGCTGCGCGGGGTGTCCCGGTGCGGGCGCTGTCGGCCGCGTTCATGGTCCTGCTGGGGGCCGCCACGGCGGGCGCCAGCCAGATCACCGGCAGCCTGCTGGTGTTCGCGCTGCTCGTGGTGCCGGCGGCGACGGCACAGCAGCTCACCGCCCGGCCAGGCCTGGGCCTCGCGCTGTCCGTGGTGATCGCCCTCGCCGTGGTGTGGACCGGGCTGGCGGCCGCCTACTACACGCCCTACCCGATCGGCTTCCACGTGACGAGCATCGCTTTCGCCTGCTATGTCCTGGCCCGGCTCCGGCGGCTCGCGGGAGGCCCCGCATGA
- the rpsN gene encoding 30S ribosomal protein S14 — MARRSKIAKNEKRKAVVARYAARRAELKEIIRRPGSTEAERGAALAELRRQPRDASATRVRNRDSVDGRPRGHLRKFGLSRIRVREQAHAGFLPGVTKSSW, encoded by the coding sequence ATGGCCAGGCGGAGCAAGATCGCGAAGAACGAGAAGCGCAAGGCCGTGGTCGCGCGGTACGCCGCCCGCCGCGCCGAACTGAAGGAGATCATCCGGCGCCCCGGCTCGACCGAGGCCGAGCGCGGTGCCGCGCTCGCCGAACTGCGACGCCAGCCGCGCGACGCCAGCGCCACCCGCGTCCGCAACCGCGACAGCGTCGACGGCCGTCCCCGCGGCCATCTGCGCAAGTTCGGGCTCTCCCGGATCCGCGTGCGGGAGCAGGCCCACGCCGGCTTCCTGCCCGGCGTCACCAAGTCGTCCTGGTGA
- a CDS encoding translation initiation factor 2 — translation MPLRDRYRAAMGTGARKLLVLVSTWGPESLVRRHPGLAAQLAAHLPYDEYQLALVIHPNERSLLGTYELAERLAPALESGMILPDPHEEWASVLIAADALVTDHGSTALYYCAAQDRPIVSVHPGGGELIPTSPMGVLLDRIPRLQRAEDIADELRAYRQGPGHAAAYAAFAPARDAMDRLRSEVYALLDLAPPTHGVRPRLLPSPRPAARVPAAFDVHVAATTAGVRITRYPAGTGLPGHHLAVEHGAAGEQLARSAGLLYRRPLPASAAPVELGWTADGWTRHALSAYPGCRTAAALLPSGGCLIRVRGHEQTYAAQVEPRSEAGRIVQLDPAVALSAVHSRLVSDQPATDSRTVMNCLVGERAFAIALRPATDDESAQVI, via the coding sequence ATGCCCCTGCGTGATCGCTACCGGGCGGCCATGGGCACCGGGGCCCGCAAGCTGCTGGTACTGGTCTCCACCTGGGGCCCCGAGTCCCTCGTCCGCCGGCATCCAGGACTGGCCGCCCAGCTTGCGGCCCACCTGCCCTACGACGAGTACCAGTTGGCGCTCGTGATCCATCCCAATGAGCGCAGCCTGCTGGGAACGTACGAGTTGGCCGAACGTCTCGCGCCGGCACTGGAGTCGGGAATGATCCTTCCGGATCCGCACGAGGAGTGGGCCTCGGTCCTCATCGCCGCGGACGCTCTGGTCACAGACCACGGATCGACGGCCCTCTACTACTGCGCCGCCCAGGACCGCCCCATCGTGAGCGTCCACCCAGGTGGCGGCGAGCTGATCCCCACAAGCCCGATGGGCGTACTCCTCGACCGCATACCGCGGTTGCAACGGGCCGAGGACATCGCCGACGAACTCCGCGCGTACCGGCAGGGTCCCGGGCACGCCGCCGCCTACGCCGCGTTCGCGCCCGCTCGTGATGCCATGGACCGGCTGCGATCCGAGGTCTACGCCCTGCTCGACCTAGCGCCACCCACCCATGGCGTCAGGCCGCGGTTGCTGCCCTCGCCCCGGCCCGCCGCACGTGTCCCCGCAGCGTTCGACGTCCATGTGGCGGCCACCACGGCCGGCGTCCGGATCACCAGGTACCCGGCCGGCACCGGGCTGCCCGGTCACCACTTGGCCGTCGAGCATGGTGCCGCAGGCGAGCAGCTCGCCCGTTCCGCAGGCCTGTTGTACCGTCGTCCGCTCCCGGCCTCCGCCGCCCCGGTGGAGCTGGGCTGGACCGCCGACGGGTGGACCCGGCACGCCCTGTCCGCTTACCCGGGCTGCCGTACCGCGGCGGCTCTGCTGCCGTCCGGCGGGTGCCTGATCAGAGTCCGCGGTCATGAGCAGACGTACGCCGCCCAGGTCGAGCCCCGGTCCGAAGCAGGCCGGATCGTACAGCTCGACCCGGCCGTCGCACTGTCGGCCGTACACTCCCGGTTGGTCTCCGACCAGCCCGCAACGGACAGCCGCACCGTGATGAACTGCCTCGTCGGAGAGCGGGCTTTCGCCATCGCTCTCCGCCCGGCCACGGACGACGAATCCGCACAGGTGATCTAG
- a CDS encoding metal ABC transporter ATP-binding protein → MSAGTVQRGLPARGPATGTPVVSLRGAAVRVGGRTLWSNVDLDIGAGQFAAVLGPNGAGKSTLVKVLLGMVPPAGGEVRVLGAEPGRAGERVGYLPQRRSFGAALRIRGLDVVRLGLDGDRWGVPLPLPARFSARRRDERARVADAVELVGAASYAHRPIGACSGGEQQRLLIAQALVRRPELLLLDEPLDSLDLAHQRAVAALVGRICRERRVSVVMVAHDVNAILPWLDRVVYLAEGRVAAGRPEEVITTETLSGLYGAPVEVLRASDGRLVVVGAPEPSAVHKDRHAS, encoded by the coding sequence ATGAGCGCCGGAACCGTCCAAAGAGGCCTGCCCGCACGGGGCCCGGCCACCGGCACACCGGTGGTCTCGCTGCGCGGTGCGGCCGTGCGGGTGGGTGGCCGCACCCTGTGGTCGAACGTCGACCTCGACATCGGCGCCGGGCAGTTCGCGGCCGTGCTGGGCCCGAACGGAGCGGGCAAGTCCACCTTGGTGAAGGTGCTGCTCGGGATGGTGCCGCCCGCCGGGGGCGAGGTGCGGGTGCTGGGCGCGGAACCCGGTCGCGCGGGGGAGCGGGTGGGCTACCTTCCGCAGCGGCGCAGCTTCGGCGCCGCCCTTCGCATCCGGGGCCTGGACGTCGTGCGTCTCGGTCTCGACGGTGACCGCTGGGGCGTCCCGCTCCCGCTGCCCGCACGCTTCAGCGCACGTCGACGCGACGAGCGCGCACGCGTCGCCGATGCCGTCGAGCTGGTCGGCGCCGCCTCCTACGCCCACCGGCCGATCGGGGCCTGCTCGGGTGGCGAGCAGCAGCGGCTGCTGATCGCCCAGGCCCTCGTGCGCCGTCCTGAACTGCTGTTGCTGGACGAGCCCCTGGACAGCCTCGATCTGGCCCACCAGCGTGCCGTCGCCGCGCTGGTCGGGAGGATCTGCCGGGAGCGGAGGGTGAGCGTGGTGATGGTCGCCCACGACGTGAACGCGATCCTGCCGTGGCTCGACCGCGTCGTGTACCTCGCCGAGGGCCGGGTGGCCGCCGGGCGGCCCGAGGAGGTCATCACCACCGAGACGCTGAGCGGCCTGTACGGCGCGCCCGTGGAGGTGCTGCGCGCCAGCGACGGGCGGCTGGTCGTGGTCGGGGCCCCCGAACCGTCTGCCGTGCACAAGGATCGGCATGCCTCGTGA